The uncultured Campylobacter sp. genome includes a region encoding these proteins:
- a CDS encoding site-specific integrase: protein MIKFKYFADLFLQIGSNSWKPSTIFKYESIVVKRLNFLYDREIESIKASELKLWFSQINKEVSAKTLRDYKSCLNQIFQLAKYDEFIRNNPIDYIRNFNLVKPKIQPFTDTEVNRILGASKAYSLKFQIFLKIGFYTGIRTGEILALKKENIDFNKRLIYVKLSRSKFGENSPKTAGSIRQVPIVDALYYDLEKYVLFHALHSYLFVNQYCEPYNTDFSFTRYYWKPLLKSLCIPYRKLYVMRHTYATNVLKNTDISPYELSRLLGHSSTEMVFNRYVKFIENQKDEFKRDVKIY from the coding sequence GTGATTAAATTTAAATATTTTGCTGATCTATTTTTGCAAATAGGCTCTAATAGCTGGAAACCCTCTACTATCTTTAAGTATGAAAGTATCGTTGTTAAAAGGCTAAATTTTTTATACGATAGAGAGATTGAGAGTATTAAGGCTAGCGAGCTTAAGCTATGGTTTTCTCAGATAAATAAGGAAGTGAGCGCCAAAACTCTAAGGGATTATAAAAGCTGTTTAAATCAAATTTTTCAGCTTGCTAAGTATGATGAGTTTATTAGAAATAATCCGATTGATTATATACGGAATTTTAACCTTGTCAAGCCTAAAATTCAGCCTTTTACCGATACTGAAGTTAATCGTATTTTAGGAGCTTCAAAGGCTTACAGCTTAAAGTTCCAAATTTTTTTGAAAATTGGCTTTTACACTGGTATTCGCACGGGTGAGATTTTAGCTCTTAAAAAGGAAAATATCGATTTTAACAAAAGACTTATATATGTTAAGCTTTCCAGGTCTAAATTTGGCGAGAATAGCCCTAAAACTGCAGGTAGTATAAGGCAAGTGCCTATAGTCGATGCTTTATATTACGATCTTGAGAAATATGTTTTATTTCACGCTCTCCATTCTTATCTATTCGTAAATCAATACTGCGAGCCTTATAATACCGATTTTTCATTCACTCGCTATTATTGGAAACCCTTGCTTAAGTCTTTGTGTATTCCTTATCGTAAGCTATACGTTATGCGTCATACATATGCAACTAATGTTTTAAAAAATACAGATATCAGCCCTTATGAGCTTTCAAGGCTTTTGGGTCATAGTAGCACGGAAATGGTTTTTAATCGTTACGTTAAATTTATTGAAAATCAGAAAGATGAGTTTAAAAGGGATGTTAAAATTTACTGA
- a CDS encoding type II and III secretion system protein — MKRILLALVLSLNLLLASEVKLNLLEFANLASVNSNTDILISDDINPNDFYFYTNKQTKISISLFRKAIEVKGLRLVRNSDFYYVENKALDNNGTLTPKAKLRYLELKNNTFDDVSKIIKSTTDSNDFNSTSSKVEYIKSTNSVVFKANDDDYNDIIDFAQRSDKRLEQVNFKLTILETNLNNAENIGTNLNSLADVVTRADFNYFVNLITMPYTAETNVVRDKKKGFYGVLNLLVKNDVTSVKQSPYLVAKNGTPVYFSSVKNIPYLKNTSTYSNASTTTQNTYDYRDVGLKVSITPTILKDHIDFDLDLVVEDILDETTLTPQTSKKELKSNYSINKGEILVLSGINKETAYEYRNGVPLLKDIPIIQYLFSIKQKVIQKSVITLTIEAF, encoded by the coding sequence ATGAAAAGGATTCTTTTAGCACTAGTTCTGTCGTTAAATCTGCTTTTAGCAAGTGAGGTCAAGTTAAATTTATTAGAATTTGCTAATCTCGCTAGCGTAAATTCAAATACAGATATTCTTATATCTGACGATATTAACCCTAATGATTTCTATTTTTACACCAATAAACAAACTAAAATTTCTATATCTCTTTTTCGTAAAGCGATAGAAGTTAAAGGTTTAAGACTCGTGCGAAATAGTGATTTTTACTACGTAGAAAATAAAGCTCTTGATAATAATGGCACTTTAACTCCTAAGGCTAAGCTTCGCTATTTGGAGCTTAAGAATAATACCTTTGATGATGTGTCTAAGATTATTAAATCGACTACCGATTCAAACGATTTTAACTCTACTTCGTCCAAGGTCGAATATATAAAATCTACTAATTCTGTTGTTTTTAAGGCTAATGACGACGATTACAACGATATTATCGACTTCGCGCAGCGCTCGGATAAGAGATTAGAGCAAGTAAATTTTAAACTCACTATTTTGGAAACTAATCTCAATAATGCCGAAAATATAGGCACAAATCTAAATTCTCTTGCCGATGTTGTAACCCGCGCCGACTTTAATTACTTTGTAAATTTGATAACTATGCCTTACACTGCCGAAACTAACGTTGTCAGAGATAAGAAAAAAGGATTTTATGGAGTTTTGAATTTACTTGTTAAAAATGATGTTACTTCCGTTAAACAATCACCTTATTTAGTTGCCAAAAATGGCACTCCCGTTTATTTCTCATCTGTTAAGAATATTCCTTATCTTAAAAATACTTCTACCTATTCTAATGCTTCTACTACTACGCAAAACACTTATGATTATCGCGATGTAGGCTTAAAAGTTTCTATTACTCCAACTATATTGAAAGACCATATTGATTTTGATTTAGATCTTGTCGTTGAGGATATTTTAGATGAAACAACTTTGACGCCTCAAACGTCAAAGAAAGAGTTAAAATCTAATTACTCAATCAACAAGGGCGAAATTTTAGTATTAAGTGGGATCAATAAAGAAACGGCTTACGAGTATCGCAATGGCGTTCCGCTTTTAAAAGATATTCCGATTATTCAGTATTTGTTTTCAATCAAACAAAAGGTTATCCAGAAGTCCGTTATTACGCTTACAATCGAAGCGTTTTAA
- a CDS encoding zonular occludens toxin domain-containing protein, protein MSLTYIVGNPGSGKTYLAVNKLYECFISDTKTNKKNYRFAYTNINEFDFSKSDKIKKLDIDEFKSNLSVLYSYYKSKVTDSELIKYAKELNLCNVLIVIDECHSTIFSQKGDKVLIWWLTYHRHLYQDIYLITQNLSLVDSTYKKIAEFFYKAVDGSKRLFSSRLRYVLFNSPTMYQKRDIVVGGGISLKFNPEIYKLYHSGDETKHKSLIKYYFLVSFFLIFLIVVLFLFFKDYFNTSDKSARKVSSISTSPVVVNQIYTNTAVSVDKNVSMAQIQYSYFVRCIYTDCVIDGYAPFTYKYFSLMISQVEPIYIEYKSDTKGFLEIYAYFDKPIFENLKKEVKNEKDSFSTSSVVKSAFSK, encoded by the coding sequence ATGAGCTTAACATATATTGTCGGTAATCCTGGTTCTGGTAAAACCTATTTGGCTGTTAATAAGCTATATGAATGTTTTATCAGTGATACTAAAACTAATAAGAAAAATTATCGGTTTGCTTATACAAATATTAATGAATTTGATTTTTCTAAGTCAGATAAAATTAAGAAACTTGATATCGATGAATTTAAATCTAATCTTTCCGTTCTTTATTCTTATTATAAGTCTAAAGTAACCGATAGTGAGCTTATAAAATATGCAAAGGAGCTAAATTTATGTAATGTTTTAATCGTTATCGATGAATGTCATTCAACTATTTTTAGTCAGAAAGGCGATAAGGTCTTGATTTGGTGGCTTACTTACCATCGTCATCTTTATCAAGATATTTATCTTATTACTCAAAATTTAAGCCTCGTCGATAGTACTTATAAAAAGATTGCTGAATTTTTTTATAAGGCAGTTGACGGCTCTAAACGTCTTTTTTCTAGTCGTTTACGGTATGTATTGTTTAACAGCCCTACAATGTATCAAAAGCGTGATATAGTCGTGGGTGGCGGTATAAGTCTTAAATTTAACCCTGAAATTTATAAACTTTACCATAGTGGTGATGAAACGAAACATAAAAGTCTTATTAAGTATTATTTTTTAGTGTCTTTTTTTCTTATTTTTTTAATTGTTGTATTATTTTTATTTTTCAAAGATTATTTTAATACTAGCGATAAAAGCGCTCGTAAAGTTAGTTCGATTTCTACTTCCCCTGTTGTTGTTAATCAAATTTATACAAATACTGCGGTTTCGGTTGATAAAAATGTTTCTATGGCTCAAATTCAGTATTCATATTTTGTAAGGTGCATATACACTGATTGCGTGATAGATGGTTATGCTCCTTTCACTTATAAATACTTTTCGCTTATGATCTCTCAAGTTGAGCCTATTTATATCGAATACAAAAGCGATACTAAAGGCTTTTTAGAAATTTATGCTTATTTTGATAAGCCTATTTTTGAAAATTTAAAAAAGGAAGTGAAAAATGAAAAGGATTCTTTTAGCACTAGTTCTGTCGTTAAATCTGCTTTTAGCAAGTGA